One genomic window of Providencia hangzhouensis includes the following:
- a CDS encoding tartrate dehydrogenase, whose translation MSQFNIAVIPGDGIGTEVIPEGLKVLAAAANKHNVKLNFTHFDWSCETYHRTGRMMPEDGLEQLKKFDAIFLGAVGFPGVPDHISLWGLLLPIRRAFNQYVNLRPVRLFDGIKCPLADKKPGDIDFYVVRENVEGEYSAIGGIQYEGTDEEMVLQQSVFTRKGTDRILKYAFDLAQSREKKHLSSATKSNGLFHSMPYWDSRVAEMAKQYPDIKVDQFHIDIFAANLVRMPEFYDVIVGSNLFGDILSDLGPACTGTIAIAPSANINPEKQFPSMFEPVHGSAPDIAGQNIANPIGTIWAAAMMMQHLGCPEMHDSIMSAVETAIKQRQHLTRDMGGDASTQALGDEIARLVSA comes from the coding sequence ATGTCACAATTTAACATAGCGGTTATTCCTGGTGATGGTATTGGTACTGAAGTGATCCCTGAAGGATTAAAAGTATTAGCAGCGGCAGCCAATAAACACAATGTAAAACTTAACTTTACCCATTTTGATTGGTCGTGTGAAACCTATCACCGTACAGGGCGTATGATGCCTGAAGATGGTTTAGAACAATTAAAAAAATTTGATGCGATTTTTCTCGGTGCGGTAGGGTTCCCTGGTGTTCCTGATCATATTTCGTTATGGGGGCTGTTATTACCTATCCGTCGTGCTTTCAACCAATATGTTAATTTGCGTCCTGTTCGTTTATTTGATGGCATTAAATGCCCATTAGCAGATAAAAAACCGGGAGATATTGATTTTTATGTCGTGCGTGAAAATGTTGAGGGGGAATACTCTGCGATTGGCGGTATTCAGTACGAAGGTACGGATGAAGAAATGGTACTGCAACAAAGCGTTTTTACCCGTAAAGGTACCGACCGTATCTTAAAATATGCTTTTGATTTGGCGCAGTCACGTGAGAAAAAACATTTAAGTTCAGCGACGAAATCCAATGGGCTATTTCATTCAATGCCTTATTGGGATAGCCGTGTAGCCGAAATGGCGAAGCAATACCCAGATATCAAAGTTGACCAATTTCATATTGATATCTTTGCTGCAAACTTAGTGAGAATGCCAGAGTTCTACGATGTGATTGTAGGGTCAAATCTATTTGGCGATATTTTGTCTGATTTAGGGCCTGCTTGTACGGGAACTATTGCGATTGCACCCTCGGCCAATATTAACCCAGAAAAACAATTCCCATCGATGTTTGAGCCTGTTCACGGGTCAGCACCTGATATCGCAGGGCAAAATATTGCTAATCCGATTGGTACGATTTGGGCAGCCGCCATGATGATGCAGCATTTGGGATGTCCTGAAATGCATGATTCGATTATGTCCGCAGTAGAAACAGCGATTAAACAACGCCAACATTTGACTCGTGATATGGGCGGCGATGCCAGTACGCAGGCGTTAGGGGATGAAATAGCCCGTTTGGTCAGTGCTTAG
- a CDS encoding PDR/VanB family oxidoreductase: MNQQKIAVNVSRIEQISPNIKMFEFVAQEGALMPFSAGSHITVHMGEQAGLQRAYSLISDPQQCGSYCISVLRDENSKGGSAFMHEQLSPGDSLYLSPAQNFFSLAPDNQCKHILIAGGIGITPFLSYLYELEENGMDFELHYCFRDSTTVAFLEHLQQRIGSRLFLYDGSQGQRMSVEQLVKAQGSNSHLYVCGPQSLINEVIEKGHQHLGESQVHFENFGEVASEGDSFEVYFQRSGFSLEVGKDESILQVIEADKRINVECLCRNGVCGTCETAILEGEADHRDHYLDDDEKAEQKTMMLCVSRAKSKRLVLDL, translated from the coding sequence ATGAACCAACAAAAAATTGCAGTCAATGTCAGTCGAATTGAGCAAATTAGCCCAAATATTAAAATGTTCGAGTTTGTTGCACAAGAGGGCGCGCTAATGCCTTTTAGCGCAGGCAGTCACATTACCGTTCATATGGGCGAGCAGGCTGGTTTACAACGTGCATATTCGTTAATCAGCGACCCGCAGCAGTGTGGCAGTTATTGTATTTCTGTCTTGCGTGATGAAAACTCGAAAGGCGGTTCTGCATTTATGCATGAGCAGCTATCGCCAGGGGATAGCTTGTATCTGTCCCCAGCACAGAATTTTTTCTCGTTAGCACCGGATAACCAATGTAAGCATATTTTGATCGCCGGTGGGATTGGGATCACGCCTTTTCTCTCTTATCTCTATGAATTAGAAGAAAATGGAATGGATTTTGAACTTCATTACTGTTTTCGTGATAGTACAACGGTGGCATTTCTTGAACATTTACAACAGCGTATTGGCTCGCGTTTATTTCTTTATGACGGTAGCCAAGGGCAGCGAATGTCTGTCGAACAGTTAGTTAAAGCACAAGGAAGTAATAGCCATCTGTATGTATGTGGCCCTCAATCATTAATTAATGAGGTGATTGAAAAGGGTCATCAGCACCTGGGTGAATCACAGGTTCATTTTGAAAATTTTGGCGAAGTTGCCAGCGAAGGGGATTCATTTGAAGTCTATTTCCAACGCTCAGGCTTTAGTTTGGAAGTCGGTAAAGATGAGTCTATTTTGCAGGTAATCGAAGCAGATAAGCGCATTAACGTGGAATGTTTATGCCGTAATGGGGTTTGTGGAACCTGCGAAACGGCAATACTTGAGGGAGAGGCTGATCATCGTGACCACTACCTCGATGATGATGAAAAAGCTGAGCAGAAAACGATGATGTTGTGCGTTTCGCGAGCTAAATCTAAACGATTAGTCCTTGATTTATAA
- a CDS encoding helix-turn-helix domain-containing protein has translation MTETETFKERLLKLLKQKKMSQLKAAEALGVSRTAVNKWTKGGMIDEDNLEKLATLLDVDKIWLKYGEYTNNQVTVSNSGVMRNINEVHLQESADIVTWEWDLLTGELNYSDNVEAVYGIKITSNEDFWALMSHDSKEKLVNGYSKIIREGGAHEMDFKINWEGDYRWITSRATGVRGPNGKVTKLVGISLDNTERKNTELRLRKIKCYFDVLLSHFNHLVVFTDKAGEILASNLHNQSTEIDYLELQRLLYQLVINHKPWLDEVFRTGRGQIVFQDKQITAYQHFNDEKQPFLMFELKDI, from the coding sequence ATGACAGAAACAGAGACATTCAAAGAACGTTTGTTGAAATTGCTAAAACAGAAAAAAATGAGTCAATTAAAAGCCGCTGAAGCCCTTGGTGTTTCCCGAACGGCGGTTAACAAATGGACGAAAGGCGGCATGATTGATGAAGATAATCTTGAAAAGCTCGCCACGTTATTGGATGTCGACAAGATATGGTTGAAATACGGTGAGTATACCAATAACCAAGTCACTGTTAGCAATTCAGGCGTCATGCGCAACATCAACGAAGTCCATCTTCAAGAATCCGCAGATATCGTGACCTGGGAGTGGGACTTATTAACTGGGGAATTGAACTACTCGGACAACGTTGAAGCCGTTTATGGTATCAAAATCACCAGTAATGAAGATTTCTGGGCTTTAATGAGCCATGACTCCAAAGAAAAATTGGTTAATGGATATTCCAAAATTATTCGTGAAGGCGGTGCCCATGAAATGGATTTTAAAATTAACTGGGAAGGCGATTACCGTTGGATCACATCCCGAGCAACAGGAGTCAGAGGCCCTAATGGCAAAGTGACAAAGCTGGTTGGGATCAGTTTAGACAACACCGAACGTAAGAATACCGAACTACGCCTACGTAAAATCAAATGCTATTTTGATGTATTATTATCTCATTTCAATCATTTAGTCGTATTTACAGATAAAGCAGGCGAAATATTAGCCAGCAACTTACACAATCAATCGACTGAAATAGATTACCTTGAACTACAACGTTTATTATATCAATTAGTGATCAACCATAAGCCATGGTTAGATGAAGTATTTCGTACAGGGCGTGGTCAAATCGTATTTCAAGACAAGCAAATTACGGCTTATCAACACTTTAATGATGAAAAACAGCCTTTTTTAATGTTTGAATTAAAAGATATTTAA
- a CDS encoding LysR family transcriptional regulator gives MNKLPSLEDIRVFVTVARLMSFSQAASQLLVSPAYVSKRIKLLEENLGQTLFFRTARSIKLTHEGQIILRSSEVMLAELEQMQQQLNACREEIRGNLRISCSTGFGSTYINPFILTLRGSHPLLGIDLTLTDKSVDIISENIDVDICIGGTIAEQFIARRIARNQRILCASPTYLATHGYPKYPQELEQKHFCIAIKERNQAPAVWKLEYQQESMTVTPNSKLTVNNGEVAKQWCLSGEGILLRSQWSVRPELQSGQLVRVLPQWHQTADVYAVYSRSLRTSANLRVFIENLEQYLATHLSHGF, from the coding sequence ATGAACAAGCTTCCTTCGTTAGAGGATATCCGCGTTTTTGTCACGGTTGCCCGTTTGATGAGTTTCTCTCAAGCCGCATCACAGCTGTTGGTATCCCCAGCTTATGTTTCTAAACGCATTAAGTTGCTAGAAGAAAATTTAGGACAAACTTTATTTTTTAGAACGGCTCGCTCAATTAAGCTGACTCACGAAGGGCAAATTATTTTACGTAGCAGTGAAGTGATGCTAGCTGAACTGGAACAGATGCAACAACAACTCAACGCCTGTCGCGAAGAGATCCGCGGCAATCTACGTATCAGTTGTAGCACAGGGTTTGGCAGTACTTATATTAACCCGTTTATACTCACATTACGGGGGAGTCATCCTTTATTAGGCATTGATCTCACTTTGACCGATAAGTCTGTCGATATTATTAGTGAAAACATTGACGTTGATATCTGTATTGGCGGTACGATAGCTGAGCAATTTATTGCTAGGCGAATTGCACGGAACCAGCGTATTCTGTGCGCTTCTCCAACCTACTTAGCAACACACGGCTACCCAAAATACCCACAAGAACTGGAACAAAAGCACTTTTGTATTGCGATTAAAGAACGTAACCAAGCCCCCGCGGTATGGAAGCTTGAATACCAGCAAGAAAGTATGACGGTCACTCCCAATAGCAAATTAACCGTCAATAATGGTGAAGTCGCCAAGCAATGGTGCTTAAGTGGTGAAGGGATCCTATTGCGCTCCCAATGGAGTGTGCGGCCTGAGTTACAGTCAGGCCAATTAGTACGAGTGTTACCGCAATGGCATCAAACTGCAGATGTTTATGCTGTATATTCGAGAAGCCTCCGAACGAGTGCTAATCTTAGAGTCTTTATCGAAAATCTAGAGCAATACCTTGCTACTCACTTATCACATGGTTTTTAG